In Fusobacteria bacterium ZRK30, the DNA window AGTGCATATGAAAAAGCCTCCAAGGGAGAATGGATGGGAGGACAGCTTCCCATAGGGTATGAGTGGGATGGTGATAGAAAACATAAAAAAATAAAGATAGATGAAAAACAAGCCGAGTTGGTAAAAGGTTATTTTTATACATTTATGGAGACTAGGAGCCTGAGGAGAACTGCTAAATTATTTAACAGAAAATTAGACAGCCTGAGGTGGATACTGACCAACCCGTTTTATGCAGGGAAATATAGGTTTGGAGTAAAAAAGAAAAATATAGTTACAGGGATCAGAAAAAAAAGTGATGATTATATCTTAGCAGAGGGAACCCATAAAGGGATTATTACTACCGAAACTTTTAATGCAGTTCAGAAAATATTAAAAAACAGCAGAGCCATTGATTATAATAATAAAAATGGATCCAGAGCATTATTTGGAGGTCTGGTGAAATGCATCTGCGGTCATAAAATGTATGGAAATAAAATAAATAATAAAGCCCAGGGAGGAAAGATATACTATTACTATATGTGTGATACCTGCGGTAAAAGGATCAATGCCGGGAAGATAGAGGATAAAGTATTAGCCGGGATAACAGAAGTAGATAAATTAAAAGAAGTAAACCAGATAGATAACTATATGGAAACTGTTGAAAGACAGATACAGATATTTGAAAATAGAAAAAATATACTGGCTAAAGAAAATGATAATCTGATCAATATGCTGAAAAAAGAATTGATTGCAGAATCAGAATATATTGAGAGCAGAAAACAAAACCTAAATGATCTACAGGTTATAGATGAAGAACTTGAAATTTTAGAAAAAAGAAAATTAAAAGAAGATGATAATGAAGATCGTGGGAACTATGAGTTGTTAAAGGAAGTCTTGGAAAATTATGAAGATTACGAGGCTAACCAATTAAAAGAATTATTCAGGGTGCTGATCCAGGAGATAGAGATAGTTGATATGAAAAGCCTGGAATACAATATTATATTTAATTTAAAATAAGAGCAGCGAACTCAAATCGTTGCTTTTTTTAATAACAAAAAAGAAAAAAATTGAAAGGTTTTTTAAAAAACTTTAGTATATTTTAACAAGAAAACAATAAATATATGGAGGTGATTTATGTGGAACCTAAATTCATAACTAGGCTGGTTATCACTTTAATTACTATTTTAATGCTTTTTGGAAACCTCTTAGATGGGCTCCCTAATGGATATTTTAATGTTCTTCGAATTATAGTTTGTGGAGCAGCTGTGTATAGAGCTATATTAAGCTTTGAGGATAACCACAGAGTTTGGGGACGAATTTTTATAGGAATAGCATTATTATTTAACCCTATTAGACCAGTTCATTTAACTCAAGAACTTTGGCTGCCTATCGATATATTGACAGGATTAATAATGTTAGCTTCGATATCAATCATTAAAAAAAAGAAAAAAAGTGCCTAATCTTATTAGACTAATAGTATTATATTCAATAAAAAAAGCAACGAACTTAAATCGTTGCTTTTTTTAATATATTTTATTAGCTTTATAAAAATAATGCCATTGAAATACCTGTTT includes these proteins:
- a CDS encoding recombinase family protein, with the translated sequence MKVGAYVRVSTTMQEEKDSLKTQIKKIESYCDLHDYELYKIYEDVDSGANDERTGFKTLLKDIKKKKFDIVLVYESSRISRKTHTMMNFVFKLIEKDIKFISISQPDLNTTTSTGRLFFTIQAGLAQYEREQISARVKSSAYEKASKGEWMGGQLPIGYEWDGDRKHKKIKIDEKQAELVKGYFYTFMETRSLRRTAKLFNRKLDSLRWILTNPFYAGKYRFGVKKKNIVTGIRKKSDDYILAEGTHKGIITTETFNAVQKILKNSRAIDYNNKNGSRALFGGLVKCICGHKMYGNKINNKAQGGKIYYYYMCDTCGKRINAGKIEDKVLAGITEVDKLKEVNQIDNYMETVERQIQIFENRKNILAKENDNLINMLKKELIAESEYIESRKQNLNDLQVIDEELEILEKRKLKEDDNEDRGNYELLKEVLENYEDYEANQLKELFRVLIQEIEIVDMKSLEYNIIFNLK